Genomic DNA from Paenibacillus sp. MBLB1832:
CAAAGAAAAGCAAATAGCGGGAGCATCCAAAGTAGAGATCTCGATAAAAGTAGCGGATACCTCGTTGTTAAAACCGGAATTGAAGCAGAAAATCGGTAACAAGCCCGTGTTGGATTTGTCCGTTTGGGTGGACGGTAGTAAAGTCCAGTGGAAAAATAACCAAGCACCCGTAACCGTAACGATTCCGTATCAATCAACACCAGATGAATTAAAGAATCCCACTCATATTGCCATTTGGTATTTGGATGGAGAAGGAAAGGTAACGAAGATACCATCTGGGAGATACGATGCAGTCACAGGTACGGTTACTTTTAAAACGACACATTTCAGTACCTATGCTGTTGCCTATGAAAGGAAGAGTTTCTCCGATCTAGATCATTTCGATTGGGCGAAAGATGCAATAGAAACACTAGTATCTAAAGGCATCGTTAACGGGACAAGTGAGGAAACCTTTGCACCGGATCATCACATCACTCGGGCTGATTTCGTATCCCTTTTGATTCGTACATTAGGTCTGGAAGCAGATTTCCAGTCTAATTTTGAGGATGTGACCTCGGATGATTATTACTATGAAGAGATTGGTATTGCGAAGCAACTTGGCATTGCAAATGGGGCAGGCGCTAACCAATTTCAGCCTAAACAAACCATTACCAGACAAGATATGATGGTTCTTGCAGCAAGAGCTATGCGTGCCGCTGTCGTTCCTCTGTTTGCGGCATCATTGAAAGATCTATCCACCTACAGCGATAGCGGGCATGTTTCCGAATATGCGCTCGATAGTGTAGCCACCTTGGTTAAAGCTGGCATAGTGCAGGGGGATGGCGTACATTTATGGCCCGCCGCTCCTACATCGAGAGCTGAAACCGCCGTATTGGTCTATCGGTTATATAGTAGATTATAAGAGCCAAGACGCTGTTCGGAGCCTTCCTAAATG
This window encodes:
- a CDS encoding S-layer homology domain-containing protein, whose amino-acid sequence is MFLLCATMLSIAGLPRGVFAESAGDYTLIANTTTVQQGKEIAIIASGKMVDMYAFDAEFTYDALKLEFVKAESMLRDGFSFVIKNEGGKLLLAYTKSMNQGPENTSKELYKLTFKSKANVTGEAIVKWDTWKTVNGSDTSTTHAIGKTTSVQIQAGDGSVISNPPTSQPPTPIPPLSAFDGSKLSITPTLSGTMAKTELSQELLQQLLSKAVNDGKGLQRSIIDLKTTTGAEGYTQGLPAVFFKNGNGERELEIQTAIGSISLPNDMFKEKQIAGASKVEISIKVADTSLLKPELKQKIGNKPVLDLSVWVDGSKVQWKNNQAPVTVTIPYQSTPDELKNPTHIAIWYLDGEGKVTKIPSGRYDAVTGTVTFKTTHFSTYAVAYERKSFSDLDHFDWAKDAIETLVSKGIVNGTSEETFAPDHHITRADFVSLLIRTLGLEADFQSNFEDVTSDDYYYEEIGIAKQLGIANGAGANQFQPKQTITRQDMMVLAARAMRAAVVPLFAASLKDLSTYSDSGHVSEYALDSVATLVKAGIVQGDGVHLWPAAPTSRAETAVLVYRLYSRL